The sequence below is a genomic window from Desulfovibrio sp. Fe33.
CGTGAAGTCGGAATCGAAGGTGACGACGGGAATGCCCGCATCACGCACCAGTTTGAAGGAATTATCGGCAAGGAATTGGCTGTGCAGGACCGAGATGGCCAGTCCGTTCGGTTTTTGCGCCAGCACGTTGCGGACTTCTTCATCCTGGATGCGGAAGTGGGCCTTGCCCTTGCCGCCCGCCAGGATCATTCGGTCGCCGCGCGCCTCCGCCTCGGCTTTCGCCGCGTTGAAGACCCGGACGAAATTCATGTCCGATTCGGATTTCGCCACGATCACGAAGAGCCTTCCCTTGCCCAGCCCGGGCGCGCCGAAGCCCAGCACCACCCCGATCACGAGGAGGGCCGCAGTCAGGGCGAGCCGCCAGTTCAAGATCGTGTTCGTCATCATGATACCAGGTTAGCGTTATTGTTGCGTGCGGCCCATTATTTTTGGGAACTAGCCCCTTAACGCACTGAAGAGGAAAATCAGGCGTTGAAAGCCGTTTTGCGGCAATAGGTGGGTGATTTCGCCTCCGGCGGGCAAGGGTTCGCACCCTTGCATCCCCTGTATGCGCCTTCGGCGCGGGTTTTTTCCCCCGCTCCGCGGCGTTCGGCTGCTAAAGCGGAGGGTTGAGTATATAGGCCATTTTTTGGGGTGGGTTGGCAAGAAAGGATGGCAGGGGAGCTGGCTGGGCAGGGCGGTTGAGGGAGGGATCGGAAACCTGAGGCCAGTGAAAAGGGAGTAGGGAGGCCGGTGCACCGCGTCCCTTGAAAACGTGAAAAGGCGCGTCGCGGAAGTGCGCGGCGCGCCCCATGAGGACGAATTCCCGGGCTCGGGCCCCGTTCGTTCTATTCGTAGAGCTTGTCGAGCTCTTCGTACACGTACCGCATGTACATCATCTTGGGGGAGCCGCCCATGGCGACGGCCAGCAGTCCCGCATCGATGATCTCGTCCTTGGTCGCGCCGCAGGTCACGGCGTTCTGGACGTGGAGGGAAATACACATATCGCACTGGGACAGGATGGAACAGGCGATAAGAATCAGGGACTGGTACTTGTCCTCGATGGCGCTGCCTTTTTTGATGGCGGCGGTGAACCCTTGGTACGCCTTGAAGACGTTCCGACGGTTCTTGTTCATTTGACGAAAGAGTTCAGTTGCTTTCTCAGCAGGTTCCGGCATAGCGGTCTCCTTTTTGGCAGAGTCCGGTCCAGGAGACCGTCTCCTGGACCGGGCCTATGAGAGGGAGAGAGTCCCGATTGGGTTGGTAACTGGGTACATTCAAAAAATTGGCCTGTAAAGCGGAAAAAAAATGGTGAAAACGCCCGGTTGAAGAAGATCGTTGTGATTTCTGGCAAAAAAACAACCGATTCCATGTCGCTGCATGGAATCGGCTGTTTCGTGCGGGCTGTACGGACGGGTTATTCTTCTTTGCCGTGAATCAGGGAATACAGCGCGCCCTTTTTTTCCAGAAGCTCCTGGTATGCGCCCTGTTCCACTATGCGGCCCGCCTTGAGGACCACCACCTTGTCGTAGTGCGGCAGCATGTCCAGGCGGTGGATGACCGCCAGGACCGTGGACTTGCCCTTCCAGTTGTTGGTCAGGATGTTCTGCACCCGGGCCTGGGACTTGTTGTCCAGGGCGGCCGTGGCCTCGTCCAGGATGAGGACGGGCGGCGCCTTGAGCAGGGTCCGGGCCAGAGCCACCTTTTGCCGCTGTCCCCCGGACAGCCGGTCGCCCATGGAACCCACCTGGAAGTTGAGGCCCATCTCCACCACCGGCTCCAGGGAGCCTTGCATTATCAACGCCTGCATGATCCGGTGGTTGATCTCCTCCTCGGCCCCCTGCGCATCCGAGCGCACACGGCCGAACAGGATGTTGTCCTGGATGTTCAGGGAGTCGATGTACTCGTCTTGGCAGAAGAAGGTGAAGGCCTTGGGGTAGAGTTCCGTAACCAGGGTCATGAAGTCCTGGCGGGAGCGGACCACCCGGTTGGCGAATCCCTTGTCCAGGGGCACCTGCTTGTGGATGCCGGGGGTGTATGCCATGGCCAGCTTGAGGATGAGGCCCTTTTCCTGTTCGGACAGGGGCTCCCCGGAATCGAGGCGGTTGGCCGTCTTCTGGTATTCGCCGTATTCCTCTTCGGGAATGGGGCACTTTCGGAAATCCTCGTGGGAAGGCTCCGGTCCCAGTTCGTCCGTGACCATGCGGGTAAGGGTTTCGCCAAGAACGATCAAATGCGCCATCAACCCGTGATTTTCGAGGAACTGCTGGAACTCGGGGTGGGCATGGAGATGCTCCTGGTCGAACTGCTCGGCATTGGCCGCGCCGAAGGCGATGTTTTCGGCCACGGTCATGTAGCGGGAGTATGAGTCGGTGTTGAAGAACTCGATGTGTTCGGCGACGTCGGCATACATGCCCGCCTCGCCTTCCTGGAATTCGCGGCGGGAGGCCAGGATAGCCTCCTTGAGGGACTCGTTGTTCGCTTCGGGGTCAAGCTTGGAGCGCATGGCTGCGGCCAGCACGTCGGTAAACAGCCCCACCTGTTGGGATATCTTGATGAGATCATCCAGGCTGGGCTCTTCGCCGCCGGGACAGCTTCCGCCCTGCATGGCCAGGGATCGGCAGGAGTAAAGGAGGTTTTCCTTGATCGTGCCGTCGAAGATGAACGGGTGCTGGGCCACCATGCCGAGGTTGTAGGAGATGTCCTGTTTGGTCAGCTCCGAGACCTCGCGCCCGCCGAGCAGGATGGAGCCGCTGGTGTATTTGTAGAGCTGGGCGACGCACAGGGCCAGGGTGGATTTGCCCGAGCCGGAGAAGCCCACCAGGGCCACATGTTCGCCGCCTTCGACGCGGAGGGTAATGTTGTCGAGCAGCCGGACGTTGCCGCCCACCACGAAGGAGAGATCGCGGATGTCCACGTCGTTGTCCAGGATGTACGGGGCGCGGCCTTCGGCGGTCTGCTTGAATTCGGGCGAGTGGTCGAAGGCCCGCATGATCTGGTTGTAGCGCACCGAACTGTCCTGGTAGACTTGCCAGAATTCCATGAGCTCCTTCCACGGGTCGTAGAGCTTTTCGTAGGCGGACAGGAAGGCCACGATGGCGCCCACGTCGAACCGGCCCTGGATGGCGTACCAGCCGCCGATGAGGAAGAGGACGAAGGGCCCCAGGCTCATGAAGAAGTTGTTCACGAACTTGATGCCGAACTTGATGCCGTTTTGCAGAACCGTGGCCTTGTAGAGCTTGTTCAGCACATTGGAAAAGCGCTGCCGCTCAAGCGGGATCGAGGCGTTGGAGTGAACTTCGTGCACGCCGGACACCGCTTCGCCCACCAGGCCGGATAACGTCTGGGTGTGCTCTATGCGGCTGCGGTTGGCCCTGCGGAAGTATTTCTGGATGCGCGGCAGGACGAAGAGCTCCACCGGGTAGATGGAAATGGAAATCAGCCCGATGGTCGGGTTGAGGTTTATCATGTACCCGGCCATGGCGAGGAAGGTCAGGATGTTGACCGCCGGTACGGCCACGGCCTGGCCGACGAAGGTCGCTACCGGGATGAACTCGGTTATCAGGTAGGAAATGACGTTGCCGGGCGAGGTGCGGCGGTAGAACTGGATCGGCAGGGAGAGCAGGTGGTCGTAGAGCCGTTCGCGGATGGTTTTCAGGGCCCGCTCGCCGATGTGCACCTGCATCAGGTTGATGAGAAACTTGAGCACCCCGGCCAGGGTTACGGCGCCGATGTAGAGGGCGCAGTAACGCCACAGGGCAGGGATATCCTTCATGCCGATGGCCTGGTTGATGATCCGCTTCTGCATCTCCAGCGGGACCACGCGCATGGCCACGGTGATGACGATGATGCCCACCACGGCGAGCTGGAGCGGAATGCTTTTGTACAGCACCCAGGAATAAAGGGACGTCTTGGTGATTCGCTTGCTGTCGTTGGGGTGTGGCATGGGGCATCCGCTTTTTCAGGTTTTGGACACTTCGGGTATAAACGCTCAAGCCTGCTTTTCCAAGTATAATAACGGAAAAAGCAGGAACTGCGGTGGACATTTGTCCCACATCTATGCTCAAAGGGCAGAGAAAGGGCATGATGAAAACCGTCCGGTAAGCGTATGAAAATAACCATCAGGGTCAAATTCTTTGCGGTGCTTCTGGCCTTCAGCCTGGCGCCCATCTTCCTTTCGCGGGGCATCACTGGCCGTGCTTCTCAGGACGTTGTCGCGA
It includes:
- a CDS encoding ABC transporter ATP-binding protein/permease, encoding MPHPNDSKRITKTSLYSWVLYKSIPLQLAVVGIIVITVAMRVVPLEMQKRIINQAIGMKDIPALWRYCALYIGAVTLAGVLKFLINLMQVHIGERALKTIRERLYDHLLSLPIQFYRRTSPGNVISYLITEFIPVATFVGQAVAVPAVNILTFLAMAGYMINLNPTIGLISISIYPVELFVLPRIQKYFRRANRSRIEHTQTLSGLVGEAVSGVHEVHSNASIPLERQRFSNVLNKLYKATVLQNGIKFGIKFVNNFFMSLGPFVLFLIGGWYAIQGRFDVGAIVAFLSAYEKLYDPWKELMEFWQVYQDSSVRYNQIMRAFDHSPEFKQTAEGRAPYILDNDVDIRDLSFVVGGNVRLLDNITLRVEGGEHVALVGFSGSGKSTLALCVAQLYKYTSGSILLGGREVSELTKQDISYNLGMVAQHPFIFDGTIKENLLYSCRSLAMQGGSCPGGEEPSLDDLIKISQQVGLFTDVLAAAMRSKLDPEANNESLKEAILASRREFQEGEAGMYADVAEHIEFFNTDSYSRYMTVAENIAFGAANAEQFDQEHLHAHPEFQQFLENHGLMAHLIVLGETLTRMVTDELGPEPSHEDFRKCPIPEEEYGEYQKTANRLDSGEPLSEQEKGLILKLAMAYTPGIHKQVPLDKGFANRVVRSRQDFMTLVTELYPKAFTFFCQDEYIDSLNIQDNILFGRVRSDAQGAEEEINHRIMQALIMQGSLEPVVEMGLNFQVGSMGDRLSGGQRQKVALARTLLKAPPVLILDEATAALDNKSQARVQNILTNNWKGKSTVLAVIHRLDMLPHYDKVVVLKAGRIVEQGAYQELLEKKGALYSLIHGKEE
- a CDS encoding carboxymuconolactone decarboxylase family protein → MNKNRRNVFKAYQGFTAAIKKGSAIEDKYQSLILIACSILSQCDMCISLHVQNAVTCGATKDEIIDAGLLAVAMGGSPKMMYMRYVYEELDKLYE